From Burkholderia savannae, a single genomic window includes:
- a CDS encoding 2-aminoethylphosphonate aminotransferase, protein MLLLNPGPVTLTERVRRSLLQPDLCHRESEFFDLQDEARARLVATYALDPAEWSAVLMTGSGTAAVESMIAALVPENGKLLVIENGVYGERITQIAAQYRIAHEVLKHDWMQAPDLARVAARLDADRAITHVAVIHHETTTGRLNDLDALAAVCRARGVRMLVDGVSSFGAEAIDFAGGDIDAIAATANKCLHGVPGAAFVIVRRRALASAASRTYYLDLGRLATLQDARNTPFTPSVHAYYALVEALREFDEAGGWRARHTRYAALAEQVRAGLAARGMPLVLPDGESSVVLRAYRLPAGVTYEQLHDGLKARGFVIYAGQGGLSSALFRVSTMGAIEPADVERLLDGFTALTR, encoded by the coding sequence ATGCTGTTGCTGAATCCCGGCCCCGTGACGCTGACGGAACGCGTGCGCAGGAGCCTCCTCCAGCCGGACCTGTGCCATCGCGAAAGCGAGTTCTTCGATCTGCAAGACGAGGCGCGCGCGCGGCTCGTCGCCACGTATGCGCTCGATCCGGCCGAATGGAGCGCGGTGCTGATGACGGGCTCCGGCACGGCCGCGGTCGAGAGCATGATCGCCGCGCTCGTCCCCGAGAACGGCAAGCTGCTCGTGATCGAAAACGGCGTGTACGGCGAGCGGATCACGCAGATCGCCGCGCAGTACCGGATCGCGCACGAGGTGCTGAAGCACGACTGGATGCAGGCGCCGGATCTCGCGCGCGTCGCCGCGAGGCTCGACGCCGATCGCGCGATCACGCACGTCGCGGTGATCCACCATGAAACGACGACGGGCCGCCTGAACGATCTCGACGCGCTCGCCGCCGTGTGCCGCGCGCGCGGCGTGCGGATGCTCGTCGACGGCGTGAGCAGCTTCGGCGCGGAAGCGATCGATTTCGCGGGCGGTGACATCGACGCAATCGCCGCGACCGCGAACAAGTGCCTCCACGGCGTGCCGGGCGCGGCGTTCGTGATCGTGCGCCGCCGCGCGCTCGCGTCGGCCGCGAGCCGCACGTACTACCTCGATCTCGGCCGGCTCGCGACATTGCAGGACGCGCGCAACACGCCGTTCACGCCGTCGGTTCACGCGTACTACGCGCTCGTCGAGGCGCTGCGCGAATTCGACGAGGCGGGCGGCTGGCGCGCGCGCCACACGCGCTACGCGGCGCTCGCCGAGCAGGTGCGCGCGGGTCTCGCCGCGCGCGGGATGCCGCTCGTGCTGCCGGACGGCGAATCGTCGGTCGTGCTGCGCGCGTACCGGCTCCCGGCCGGTGTCACGTACGAGCAGTTGCACGACGGGCTCAAGGCGCGCGGCTTCGTGATCTACGCGGGCCAAGGCGGGCTGTCGAGCGCGTTGTTCCGCGTGTCGACGATGGGCGCGATCGAACCGGCGGACGTCGAGCGCCTGCTCGACGGCTTCACGGCGCTCACGCGCTGA
- the aepY gene encoding phosphonopyruvate decarboxylase yields the protein MIEAAQFVEAARERGFDWYAGVPCSYLTPFINYVLQDPALHYVSAANEGDAVALVAGATLGGRRGIAMMQNSGLGNAVSPLTSLTWTFRLPQLLIVTWRGEPGVHDEPQHALMGPITPAMLDTMEIPWETFPTEADAIGPALDRAIAHMDATGRPYALVMQKGSVAPYALERAAMPERRAHVAAHSTQRAAEPAEPAASPTRRDALARIVERTPVDSTVVLASTGFCGRELYAIDDRPNQLYMVGSMGCVTPLALGLALARPDLAVVAVDGDGAALMRMGAFATLGAYGPSNLVHLLLDNGAHESTGGQATVSQYVSFAGVAAACGYASAIEGDDLGVLDAALDAARAGEQAQKQKHGGAHFARLSIRTGVPDGLPRPSVTPVDVKARLMRHIGATPARRGE from the coding sequence ATGATCGAAGCCGCACAGTTCGTCGAGGCGGCGCGCGAGCGCGGCTTCGACTGGTACGCGGGCGTGCCGTGCTCGTATCTGACGCCGTTCATCAATTACGTGTTGCAGGACCCGGCGCTCCATTACGTGTCGGCGGCGAACGAAGGCGATGCGGTCGCGCTCGTCGCGGGCGCGACGCTCGGCGGCCGGCGCGGGATCGCGATGATGCAGAACTCGGGGCTCGGCAACGCGGTGAGCCCGCTCACGTCGCTCACGTGGACGTTCCGGCTGCCGCAACTGCTGATCGTCACGTGGCGCGGCGAGCCGGGCGTGCACGACGAGCCGCAGCATGCGTTGATGGGCCCGATCACGCCGGCGATGCTCGACACGATGGAAATCCCGTGGGAAACATTCCCGACGGAAGCCGACGCGATCGGCCCGGCGCTCGATCGCGCGATCGCGCACATGGACGCGACGGGCCGCCCGTACGCGCTCGTGATGCAAAAAGGCAGCGTCGCGCCCTACGCGCTCGAGCGCGCGGCGATGCCCGAGCGCCGCGCGCACGTCGCCGCGCATTCGACGCAGCGCGCCGCCGAGCCCGCCGAGCCCGCGGCGTCGCCGACGCGTCGTGACGCGCTCGCGCGGATCGTCGAGCGCACGCCCGTCGACTCGACGGTCGTGCTCGCGTCGACGGGCTTCTGCGGCCGCGAGCTGTACGCGATCGACGATCGCCCGAACCAGTTGTACATGGTCGGCTCGATGGGCTGCGTGACACCGCTCGCATTGGGCCTCGCGCTCGCGCGGCCGGATCTCGCCGTCGTCGCGGTCGACGGCGACGGCGCCGCGCTGATGCGCATGGGCGCATTCGCGACGCTCGGCGCGTACGGGCCGTCGAACCTCGTGCACCTGCTGCTCGACAACGGCGCGCACGAATCGACGGGCGGCCAGGCGACGGTGTCGCAATACGTGTCGTTCGCGGGCGTCGCGGCCGCATGCGGCTACGCGTCGGCGATCGAAGGCGACGATCTCGGCGTGCTCGACGCGGCGCTCGACGCCGCACGCGCGGGCGAGCAGGCGCAAAAGCAAAAGCATGGCGGCGCGCACTTCGCGCGCCTGTCGATCCGCACCGGCGTGCCCGACGGCCTGCCTCGCCCGAGCGTGACGCCCGTCGACGTGAAGGCGCGCCTGATGCGCCACATCGGCGCGACGCCTGCCCGACGAGGAGAATGA
- a CDS encoding HalD/BesD family halogenase → MITETEACAAHGTLDEAVAARIGALDAARLRGDFARQDAFVYLDEFLPKDLAGRLADCARALVPDINRNFLPGHKQGGSVSRHTIDEKAPLIAELYRSKALVGFLETLTGDRLLPSPDDDPHAYALYYYTKPGDHIGWHYDTSYYDGRRYTLLFGVIDDSTSRLDYELHTRNPGVADEPGSVQIAHGGIVFFDGDKLRHRVTPLGENEIRVSLTFEYVTDPGMRPWKRFVSNMKDAIAYFGFRQVFKQTATRRPSRS, encoded by the coding sequence ATGATCACGGAAACCGAAGCCTGCGCGGCCCACGGCACGCTAGACGAAGCCGTCGCCGCGCGCATCGGCGCGCTCGACGCCGCGCGGCTGCGCGGCGATTTCGCGCGGCAGGACGCGTTTGTCTACCTGGACGAATTCCTGCCGAAGGATCTCGCCGGCCGCCTCGCCGACTGCGCCCGCGCGCTCGTGCCCGACATCAACCGCAACTTCCTGCCTGGGCACAAGCAAGGCGGCAGCGTAAGCCGCCACACGATCGACGAGAAGGCGCCGCTCATCGCCGAGCTGTACCGCTCGAAGGCGCTCGTCGGCTTCCTCGAGACGCTGACGGGCGACAGGCTGCTGCCGTCGCCGGACGACGATCCGCACGCGTACGCGCTGTATTACTACACGAAGCCGGGCGACCACATCGGCTGGCACTACGACACGTCGTACTACGACGGCCGCCGCTACACGCTGCTCTTCGGCGTGATCGACGATTCGACGAGCCGCCTCGACTACGAATTGCACACGCGCAACCCGGGCGTCGCGGACGAGCCGGGTTCGGTGCAGATCGCGCACGGCGGCATCGTGTTCTTCGACGGCGACAAGCTGCGCCACCGCGTGACACCGCTCGGCGAGAACGAGATCCGCGTGTCGCTGACGTTCGAGTACGTGACCGACCCCGGGATGCGGCCGTGGAAACGTTTCGTGTCGAACATGAAGGACGCGATCGCGTACTTCGGCTTCCGTCAGGTATTCAAGCAAACGGCGACGCGCCGCCCGTCGCGCTCATGA
- a CDS encoding HpnL family protein: MTRTGMILLSLGTAAFVALLAWQGFGAVAATLFAAGWGLALVAAFHLVPLVIDAAAIAVMFRPGEPGSGLHDALRARWVGESVNSLLPAGQIGGPVLMVRHLAQRGARLADAAAAITVSTTMQALAQMVFALVGIAAFSAYATHDAASHLRTPALIATAVLGGCAALFYFAQRRGLFGRGLRAASKLLGPRDWSSLATRADAIDDALGKLYRERAKVRTTFVLSLIGWVVGTAEVWLALRFLGHPVSWLDALLLESVGQAIRGAAFAIPGSLGAQEGGYLLLAPLVGLPPDAALALSLAKRARELALGLPGILYLHFSERNWQRRRAPQPIAD, from the coding sequence ATGACGCGCACCGGCATGATCCTGCTGTCGCTCGGGACGGCGGCGTTCGTCGCCCTCCTCGCGTGGCAGGGCTTCGGCGCGGTCGCAGCGACGCTGTTCGCGGCCGGCTGGGGGCTCGCGCTCGTCGCGGCGTTCCACCTGGTGCCGCTCGTCATCGACGCGGCCGCGATCGCAGTGATGTTCCGTCCCGGCGAGCCGGGCAGCGGGCTTCATGACGCGCTGCGCGCGCGCTGGGTCGGCGAATCGGTCAACAGCCTGCTGCCCGCCGGGCAGATCGGCGGGCCGGTGCTGATGGTCCGCCATCTCGCGCAGCGCGGCGCGCGCCTGGCCGACGCGGCGGCCGCGATCACGGTCAGCACGACGATGCAGGCGCTCGCGCAGATGGTGTTCGCGCTCGTCGGCATCGCGGCGTTCAGCGCGTACGCGACGCACGACGCCGCGTCGCATCTGCGCACGCCTGCGCTGATCGCGACCGCGGTGCTGGGCGGCTGCGCCGCGCTCTTCTACTTCGCGCAGCGTCGCGGCCTGTTCGGGCGCGGGCTGCGCGCCGCGTCGAAGCTGCTCGGCCCGCGCGACTGGTCGTCGCTCGCGACGCGCGCGGACGCCATCGACGACGCGCTCGGCAAGCTGTACCGCGAGCGAGCGAAGGTGCGCACGACATTCGTGCTGAGCCTCATCGGCTGGGTCGTCGGCACCGCGGAAGTGTGGCTCGCGCTGCGCTTTCTCGGCCATCCGGTGAGCTGGCTCGACGCGCTGCTCCTCGAGAGCGTCGGGCAAGCGATCCGCGGCGCGGCGTTCGCGATCCCCGGCTCGCTCGGCGCGCAGGAAGGCGGCTATCTGCTGCTCGCGCCGCTCGTCGGGCTGCCGCCCGACGCAGCGCTCGCGCTGTCGCTCGCGAAGCGCGCGCGCGAGCTCGCGCTCGGCCTGCCCGGCATCCTGTATCTGCATTTCAGTGAAAGAAACTGGCAGCGGCGGCGCGCGCCGCAGCCGATCGCCGACTGA
- a CDS encoding DJ-1/PfpI family protein — MPPTAQRPLKIGFLLAPGVAVMDLFGAHAVFGFAPQTELHLLWKTRDPICALPPFPIAATTAFADCPDDLDAFVVGAVPADVIADDEVIAFVRRHASRARYVIGICGGVLLLGAAGLLNGRRATTNFHVLDALADLGAQPVGGGEVVIDGNLYTAGPATGGFEAALLVLAELRGVDEAKHVELTIEYHPRPPFGVGTPALAGPALTNEVLAAHAWFFEPCKDAATAMYRRGG, encoded by the coding sequence GTGCCCCCGACTGCACAACGACCGCTGAAAATCGGCTTTCTCCTCGCGCCCGGCGTTGCCGTGATGGATCTCTTCGGCGCGCACGCCGTGTTCGGCTTCGCGCCGCAGACCGAACTGCACCTGCTGTGGAAGACGCGCGATCCGATCTGCGCGTTGCCGCCGTTCCCGATCGCGGCGACGACGGCCTTCGCCGATTGTCCGGACGATCTCGACGCGTTCGTCGTCGGCGCGGTGCCGGCCGACGTGATCGCCGACGACGAAGTGATCGCGTTCGTGCGCCGGCACGCGAGCCGCGCGCGCTACGTGATCGGGATCTGCGGCGGCGTGTTGCTGCTCGGCGCGGCGGGCTTGCTGAACGGCCGTCGCGCGACCACCAATTTCCACGTGCTCGACGCGCTCGCCGATCTCGGCGCGCAGCCCGTCGGCGGCGGCGAGGTCGTGATCGACGGCAATCTGTATACGGCCGGCCCGGCCACGGGCGGCTTCGAGGCGGCGCTGCTCGTGCTTGCCGAGTTGCGCGGTGTCGACGAGGCGAAGCACGTCGAGCTGACGATCGAATATCATCCGCGCCCGCCGTTCGGCGTCGGCACGCCGGCGCTGGCCGGCCCGGCGCTGACGAACGAGGTGCTCGCCGCGCACGCATGGTTCTTCGAGCCGTGCAAGGACGCCGCGACGGCGATGTATCGGCGCGGCGGCTGA
- the aepX gene encoding phosphoenolpyruvate mutase: MNAREPNFTESRSARLRRMLTSRELEFLMEAHNGLSARIVREAGFKGIWASGLAISAQFGVRDNNEASWTQVVDVLEFMADASDLPILLDGDTGYGNFNNVRRLVKKLEQRGIAGVCIEDKQFPKTNSFIDGERQPLAEIDEFCGKIKAGKDSQSDPDFSIVARVEALIAGWGMDEALRRANAYAQAGADAILIHSKLSRPDEILQFAREWSGRAPLVIVPTKYYSTPTDMFRQAGISTVIWANHLIRASASAMQAVAREIQDGETLVNVEERVASVNEIFRLQDADEYSAAERIYLSSSSRASSAALVLAASRGKGLEAVTEDKPKVMLPIAGKPLLRWLVDGFKKQGVNDITVVGGYRADAIDTSGVKLVVNERHAQTGELASLACAAERLSGDTIVSYGDLLFRSYILRDLAESEAEFSVVVDSSQTQPSNQSVRDFAFCSAADDRGLFGQKAHLRRVSSDASEGEPHGRWIGLLNVRGAGVARLKAMLDTLKARGDFDSLDLPALLNALVDAGEKIEVQYVHGHWRGVNDLDDFRRAGDFAHGQTPYAEQSAANGGAR, encoded by the coding sequence ATGAATGCACGCGAACCGAACTTCACCGAATCGCGCAGCGCGCGGCTGCGGCGGATGCTGACGAGCCGCGAGCTCGAATTCCTGATGGAAGCGCACAACGGCCTGTCCGCGCGGATCGTCCGCGAGGCGGGCTTCAAGGGGATCTGGGCGTCGGGGCTCGCGATCTCCGCGCAGTTCGGCGTGCGCGACAACAACGAGGCGAGCTGGACTCAGGTCGTCGACGTGCTCGAATTCATGGCCGACGCGAGCGACCTGCCGATCCTGCTCGACGGCGACACCGGCTACGGCAACTTCAACAACGTGCGCCGGCTCGTGAAGAAGCTCGAGCAGCGCGGCATCGCCGGCGTGTGCATCGAGGACAAGCAGTTTCCGAAGACCAACAGCTTCATCGACGGCGAGCGCCAGCCGCTCGCCGAGATCGACGAATTCTGCGGCAAGATCAAGGCCGGCAAGGATTCGCAGAGCGACCCGGATTTCTCGATCGTCGCGCGTGTCGAGGCGCTGATCGCCGGCTGGGGGATGGACGAGGCGCTGCGCCGCGCGAACGCGTACGCGCAGGCCGGCGCGGACGCGATCCTGATCCACAGCAAGCTGTCGCGGCCCGACGAGATCCTGCAGTTCGCGCGCGAATGGAGCGGCCGCGCGCCGCTCGTGATCGTGCCGACCAAGTATTACAGCACGCCGACCGACATGTTCCGCCAGGCCGGCATCAGCACCGTGATCTGGGCGAATCATCTGATCCGCGCGTCGGCGTCCGCGATGCAGGCAGTCGCGCGCGAAATCCAGGACGGCGAAACGCTCGTCAACGTCGAGGAGCGCGTGGCGAGCGTCAACGAGATCTTCCGTCTGCAGGACGCCGACGAATACTCGGCCGCCGAGCGGATCTACCTGTCGTCGAGCTCGCGCGCGTCGAGCGCGGCGCTCGTGCTCGCGGCGAGCCGCGGCAAGGGGCTGGAGGCCGTCACAGAGGACAAGCCGAAGGTGATGCTGCCGATCGCCGGCAAGCCGCTCCTGCGCTGGCTCGTCGACGGCTTCAAGAAGCAGGGCGTGAACGACATCACGGTCGTCGGCGGCTATCGCGCCGATGCGATCGACACGTCGGGCGTGAAGCTCGTCGTCAACGAGCGGCACGCGCAAACGGGCGAGCTAGCGTCGCTCGCGTGCGCGGCCGAGCGCCTCTCGGGCGACACCATCGTCTCGTACGGCGATCTGCTGTTCCGCAGCTACATCCTGCGCGATCTCGCCGAGAGCGAGGCCGAGTTCAGCGTCGTCGTCGATTCGTCGCAGACGCAGCCGTCGAACCAGAGCGTGCGCGACTTCGCTTTCTGCTCGGCCGCCGACGACCGCGGACTGTTCGGCCAGAAGGCCCATCTGCGCCGCGTGTCGAGCGATGCGAGCGAGGGCGAGCCGCACGGCCGCTGGATCGGGCTCCTCAACGTTCGCGGCGCGGGCGTCGCGCGGCTGAAGGCGATGCTCGACACGCTGAAGGCGCGCGGCGATTTCGATTCGCTCGATTTGCCGGCGCTGCTGAACGCGCTCGTCGACGCGGGCGAGAAGATCGAAGTGCAATACGTGCACGGCCACTGGCGCGGCGTCAACGATCTCGACGACTTCCGCCGCGCGGGCGATTTCGCGCACGGCCAGACGCCGTATGCGGAGCAGAGCGCGGCCAACGGAGGCGCGAGATGA
- a CDS encoding GlxA family transcriptional regulator yields the protein MIVYILVFPDLNLLDLSGPLQVLSSANELARDTGGEAPYDVRVVSRGGRSVRTSTGISLSTQPLPPIDALADTVIVAGGVGVDAAARDADTLAWLRAHARQARRVVSICNGAFLLAACGLLDGRRAVTHWQCCDELARRHPRVHVEHAPIFVQDGPIWTSAGVTAGIDLCLRLVTNDCGHTLALAVARHLVVFLVRPGSQAQFSTPIELQSASGQFADLHAWIRRHLAGDLSVPTLAARVNMSERSFVRHYRNAFGTTPAKAVERIRVETARNLLGETALPAKQIAQRCGFGSVATLRRSFARAFDTSLHEYRDRFRGA from the coding sequence ATGATCGTCTATATCCTCGTCTTTCCGGATCTGAATCTCCTCGATTTGTCGGGCCCGCTGCAAGTGCTGTCGAGCGCGAACGAGCTCGCGCGCGACACCGGCGGCGAAGCGCCGTACGACGTCCGCGTCGTCTCGCGCGGCGGGCGCAGCGTGCGGACGTCGACGGGCATCTCGCTGTCGACGCAGCCGCTTCCGCCCATCGACGCGCTGGCGGATACGGTGATCGTCGCGGGCGGCGTCGGCGTCGACGCGGCCGCGCGCGACGCCGACACGCTCGCCTGGCTGCGCGCGCACGCGCGGCAGGCGCGGCGCGTCGTGTCGATCTGCAACGGCGCGTTCCTGCTCGCCGCGTGCGGGCTGCTGGACGGCCGCCGCGCGGTCACGCACTGGCAATGCTGCGACGAGCTCGCGCGGCGCCACCCGCGGGTGCACGTCGAGCATGCGCCGATCTTCGTGCAGGACGGGCCGATCTGGACGTCCGCGGGCGTCACGGCCGGCATCGATCTGTGCCTGCGCCTCGTGACGAACGACTGCGGCCACACGCTCGCGCTCGCGGTCGCGCGCCATCTCGTCGTGTTCCTCGTGCGGCCGGGCAGCCAGGCGCAGTTCAGCACGCCGATCGAACTGCAGAGCGCGTCCGGGCAGTTCGCCGATCTGCATGCGTGGATTCGGCGTCATCTGGCCGGCGACCTCTCGGTGCCGACGCTCGCCGCCCGCGTGAACATGAGCGAGCGCAGCTTCGTGCGCCATTACCGCAACGCATTCGGCACGACGCCCGCGAAGGCGGTCGAGCGCATCCGCGTCGAGACCGCGCGTAACCTGCTCGGCGAAACCGCGCTGCCCGCCAAGCAGATCGCGCAGCGCTGCGGGTTCGGCAGCGTCGCGACGCTGCGGCGCAGCTTCGCGCGTGCGTTCGATACGTCGCTGCACGAATATCGAGACCGGTTCCGCGGCGCGTAG
- a CDS encoding CDP-alcohol phosphatidyltransferase family protein, with amino-acid sequence MDPRKSAASRISSPPPRTWDARLARRLVTPLVGTPVTPNHLTTLRLLIGLAGAWCLAQPGFGWINAGAFLIVLSNFVDHTDGELARISGQSSKLGHFYDLASDALVTVALFVSMGAGVVAAGGQMAASPVLLGALAGAAVALIFFLRMRIESFAGKAGTKQAFVGGFETEDVLYLLPVVTLLDSVEPFLLAAAIGAPLFAAWVVIDYWRIVRRGSASRAPNSTEIQPTK; translated from the coding sequence ATGGACCCAAGAAAATCCGCCGCCAGCCGCATTTCGAGCCCACCTCCCCGCACGTGGGACGCCCGACTCGCACGCCGGCTCGTCACGCCGCTCGTCGGCACGCCGGTGACGCCGAACCACCTGACCACGCTGCGCCTGCTGATCGGCCTCGCGGGCGCGTGGTGCCTCGCGCAACCCGGCTTCGGCTGGATCAACGCGGGCGCTTTCCTGATCGTGCTGTCCAATTTCGTCGATCACACCGACGGCGAGCTCGCACGGATCAGCGGCCAGTCGAGCAAGCTCGGCCACTTCTACGATCTCGCGAGCGACGCGCTCGTCACGGTTGCGCTCTTCGTCAGCATGGGCGCCGGCGTCGTCGCGGCGGGCGGCCAGATGGCCGCGTCGCCCGTGCTGCTCGGCGCGCTCGCGGGCGCGGCCGTCGCGCTCATCTTCTTTCTGCGGATGCGGATCGAGTCGTTCGCGGGCAAGGCGGGCACGAAGCAGGCATTCGTCGGCGGCTTCGAGACCGAGGACGTGCTGTATCTGCTTCCCGTCGTCACGCTGCTCGACAGCGTCGAGCCGTTCCTCCTCGCGGCGGCGATCGGCGCGCCGCTCTTCGCGGCGTGGGTCGTGATCGATTACTGGCGCATCGTGCGCCGCGGCAGCGCGTCCCGCGCGCCCAATTCAACCGAAATCCAACCCACCAAATGA
- a CDS encoding acetyl-CoA hydrolase/transferase family protein: MPTSRILAPSLRSLVRTADEAAALIGPNMTVAMSGFTGSGYPKAVPAALAARIAASHARGEDFRINVLTGASTAPELDGALAKANGISMRLPYQSDPTLRDKINAGELDYQDIHLSHVAQYAWFGLFGELDVAIVEVAGIREDGSLIPSASVGNNKTWLDQAKRVILEVNSRQPLGLDGMHDIYYGTALPPNRKPIPLVKSDDRIGEPYLRCPAEKIVAIVETDAPDRSNAFAAPDTASKQIAGLLIDFLRHEIKRGRLPENLLPLQSGVGNITNAVLAGLGEGGFSNLTAYTEVIQDGMLDLLANGTLSFASATALSLSPDAVKRFADEIDTFRSKIVLRPQEISNHPELVRRLGIVAMNGMIEADIYGNVNSTHVMGTKIQNGIGGSGDFARNGYLSCFMSASTAKGGAISRIVPMASHVDHTEHDVAVVVTEQGLADLRGLSPKQRARKVIANCAHPDYRPMLDDYFERASRESFGKQTPHLLGEALSWHERYVRTGSMKA, encoded by the coding sequence ATGCCAACCTCTCGTATCCTCGCTCCCAGCCTGCGCTCCCTCGTCCGCACCGCCGACGAGGCCGCCGCGCTGATCGGCCCGAACATGACCGTCGCGATGAGCGGCTTCACCGGCTCCGGATATCCGAAAGCGGTGCCGGCCGCACTCGCCGCGCGGATCGCGGCGTCCCACGCGCGCGGCGAAGATTTCCGCATCAACGTGCTGACGGGCGCGTCGACCGCGCCCGAGCTCGACGGCGCGCTCGCGAAGGCGAACGGCATCTCGATGCGCCTGCCGTACCAATCCGATCCGACGCTGCGCGACAAGATCAACGCGGGCGAGCTCGACTATCAGGACATCCACCTGAGCCACGTCGCGCAGTACGCGTGGTTCGGCCTGTTCGGCGAGCTGGACGTCGCGATCGTCGAAGTGGCGGGCATCCGCGAGGACGGGAGCCTGATTCCGTCGGCGTCGGTCGGCAACAACAAGACGTGGCTCGACCAGGCGAAGCGCGTGATCCTCGAAGTGAATTCGCGGCAGCCGCTCGGCCTCGACGGAATGCACGACATTTATTACGGCACCGCTTTGCCGCCGAACCGCAAGCCGATTCCGCTCGTGAAGAGCGACGACCGGATCGGCGAGCCGTATCTGCGCTGCCCGGCCGAGAAGATCGTCGCGATCGTCGAAACGGACGCGCCCGACCGCAGCAACGCATTCGCCGCGCCCGACACGGCGTCGAAGCAGATCGCCGGACTCCTGATCGATTTCCTGCGCCACGAGATCAAGCGCGGCCGCCTGCCCGAAAACCTGCTGCCGCTGCAGTCGGGCGTCGGCAACATCACGAACGCGGTGCTCGCCGGCCTCGGCGAAGGCGGCTTCTCGAACCTGACCGCGTACACGGAAGTGATCCAGGACGGCATGCTCGACCTGCTCGCGAACGGCACGCTGAGCTTTGCGTCGGCGACCGCGCTGTCGCTGAGCCCGGACGCCGTGAAGCGCTTCGCCGACGAGATCGACACGTTTCGCTCGAAGATCGTGCTGCGGCCGCAGGAGATCAGCAACCATCCGGAGCTCGTGCGCCGCCTCGGCATCGTGGCGATGAACGGGATGATCGAGGCCGACATCTACGGCAACGTCAATTCGACGCACGTGATGGGCACGAAGATCCAGAACGGCATCGGCGGTTCCGGCGATTTCGCCCGCAACGGCTATCTGTCGTGCTTCATGTCGGCGAGCACCGCGAAGGGCGGTGCGATCTCGCGGATCGTGCCGATGGCGAGCCACGTCGACCACACCGAGCACGACGTCGCGGTCGTCGTGACGGAGCAGGGGCTCGCGGATCTGCGCGGATTGTCGCCGAAGCAGCGCGCGCGCAAGGTCATTGCGAATTGCGCG
- a CDS encoding phosphocholine cytidylyltransferase family protein: protein MRAIILAAGLGLRLQLPPEAQFPKCLLRFDDKSLLERHLRVLDAAGVDEIVLALGFQSEKVEAELARLNRKAEIVLNPRYDLGSVLTVHAAADALTRGGDVLLMDADVLYDESILHALVAEPSRAIDRLLIDRDFETGDEPVKLCVKDGVPVELRKQVAANLDYDTIGESVGFFRFSEGAARRLAEIVAGYVNGGRANMPHEEAVRDLLLEGGRAFDIADVTGAPWIEIDFPGDVARARDEVLPHIQQRTIGAIR, encoded by the coding sequence ATGCGAGCCATCATTCTTGCGGCGGGCCTGGGCCTGCGCCTGCAACTGCCTCCCGAGGCTCAATTCCCGAAGTGCCTGCTGCGCTTCGACGACAAGTCGCTCCTCGAGCGGCACCTGCGCGTGCTCGACGCGGCGGGCGTCGACGAGATCGTGCTCGCGCTCGGCTTCCAGTCCGAGAAGGTCGAAGCCGAGCTCGCGCGCCTGAACCGCAAGGCCGAAATCGTGCTCAACCCGCGCTACGACCTCGGCAGCGTGCTGACTGTGCACGCGGCCGCCGACGCGCTCACGCGCGGCGGCGACGTGCTGCTGATGGACGCCGACGTGCTGTACGACGAGAGCATCCTGCACGCGCTCGTCGCGGAGCCGTCGCGCGCGATCGATCGCCTTCTGATCGACCGCGATTTCGAAACGGGCGACGAGCCCGTCAAGCTGTGCGTGAAGGACGGCGTGCCGGTCGAGCTGCGCAAGCAGGTCGCCGCCAATCTCGACTACGACACGATCGGCGAATCCGTCGGCTTCTTCCGTTTCAGCGAAGGCGCCGCGCGCCGGCTCGCCGAGATCGTCGCGGGCTACGTCAACGGCGGCCGCGCGAACATGCCGCACGAAGAGGCCGTGCGCGACCTGCTGCTCGAAGGCGGCCGCGCATTCGACATCGCGGACGTGACGGGCGCGCCGTGGATCGAAATCGATTTTCCGGGCGACGTCGCGCGGGCTCGCGACGAAGTCCTGCCGCACATCCAACAACGAACGATAGGGGCCATCCGATGA